The Saccharomyces mikatae IFO 1815 strain IFO1815 genome assembly, chromosome: 15 DNA window CTGGTATTGGATGAACTGTTTCCTCAATCTAAGGATATCTCGGAAGAGATTGTTGAAATAGCTTTTGTTAATTTTGATACTTCAGTAAACCtgtatttgaaaaactttatcCTGAAGCACGCCAAATTGTTGAATTCCCCGCAAAAGctttttgaagtttgttCGAAActtattgaaaaaggtCTTGATGATTATGAATTAATTATAAATTTGATTGACGCGAGCTACAAACTTTCTACACCTCAAGAGGAGGTTAAACATTGgattgataaaaatttgGGCGATTCAAGGAATACTCGATTGGCACGATTGAAAATTGATATAGTGTACACTAGTTCTGTTTCAGAGTCATCTTTGTCGTATTATCTATCAAAGTACCATAATAAACCTTGCTGCTCAATTGATTTGAATCATTACGCTGGCTACATAAATACAGATATGTTTAAAAACGTTATGGCCAAGTACGATCCGGATGATAAGGATTTGATTCATCATTGTAATATTTTAGAATTAAAACTGGTTGAATGTGATTCAGTTACTGACTACATCAAGTTTAGTGAAACcttgtcaaaaaaatcgaTAACCGATTATTCATCCTGCTCTAAATTCGTATTAGAAATAGTGAAGAATATATGCCAAGAAACTAATCCCGATTTGAAGGATATTCTTTTATGTATAACAATATTGGAAAAATACCAAATCAAGGACCCTCATAACTTTGGCACTATGTGTTGGCTAGTTGTTTTATACATGTATCTAGGCTTAGTCCCCGATGcttatttccatttttccaatctaaaaatcaaaaatgttCAAACAGATTCCATGGATTACATGATATTTACAAGGTTTTCTACTTTATTTCCTAACAAACAAAGTGAATTTTATTCCAAAACTTTCCATGAACATAATAATTTATATGATGTATCTCTGGCTAATATACCAAAATATATCCAGGTAgcatttgaaagaaattcatATAGCAAAATATTAGGCATGTTGGAGATGAGGGATAAACTAATGAAATCTTATACCAGATGGATCAAAACTTTAGAAAACTTACAGTTCTCACGTTTATGCAACGACAAACGCGGCAATCTACTGCAAAAATTACATGGAGATTGGCGGTCTTTAGAAATGACGGAAAACCTATCATTTTCGGATAATAGAGATTTTTCGATACTAGATAATAACATTGCTCGATTTCTCAACCGTGATGGAATTTTAGAATATGTTAATTTGAATGAGAACTCGATTTTGTTAGCCTTGACTAGAGAACTTATTATCGAAGCTTTGCCAAATGGAGAGAAAACAGAACAAGTAAGCGCACTTCTAGAAAAACTTCCATCAGATAACTTTGAAGAacatttgaataataaccTGACCGAAGTGGAATCAATGTCATTTCAGATTTTTTTCGAAATTTACGAAAATAACGGCAAGGAGCTGGGCAATTTAATTTCTAAGTTAATGGAAATTCCaataaatacaaaaaaaaattggaagatATCTCATACTTATCTCACCAAAATAGCAACTTTAAAAACTCTGGACAGTTTAAAAAGGATCAAGGATAAAGAAGTTCAAAAATTAATCAAGAATTCCCTTAAGGAGTTAAGAGGCTGTTGCgatgatattttcaaagaatactCAAATACTTTAGTCCAAGCGTTTGAAGAATTACACAATGGCAAATATAGCAGCTTATTAAAAGAGCTTGGTTCTAAACCTGAAAGtattaaaaatataaaaaattcattattaAGCATCCAAAAGAATGTGAGAAATCTATAAACTTTAAATCTCGTCTTCATTATAGAACTATTACAACTGGacggtttttttttcttttagttttcttttaggTAGATAAAATAACATGTATCGCAAGACTTTTATATCAGTATCCTTTTCAACTATATCCCAGTGAAACAAGTACTGTATGGTTCTCAAGGAGAATTAAATTTTAAACCCTTATGTACCCAGCAAAAAACGATGTTCTCTTTACAAGTATCCAAAGAAATTCATTCAAAATCACCACTTAATCCATTCCAATTTGGCCttcaagataaaaaaagcaatAAGACGATATATAATGGCCACACACACAATAATTCCCAAATACTTTTGTGTATCTCTCACTAAGCCGTATGAAACCAAAACATCATGCCCATTAGCAAATTTGCATGTACCATCCGAATTTTTCCCACCATCTTCACATGTTAATTTCAAATTACCTGGAAACGCAAAATTAATGATAATCATAGATGTGTACCCCACAGGGTTCAAATAGTTGAAACCCTTTAATACTCTCGACATGCCTAACGACATCAATCCTGACATTTGGGTACCAATGGATAAAATAATCGAAATAAAGTTAACAACGAATCCTGGTCTTTCAAAGAATGTGTTCGTCATTATACCCAGAGCTTCACCACAACAAGTAACAATAAAGGAACAATAAACGGTCGCAAAGAAATTGGCCGCAGTTCTTGGCAACCCACATGCAAATACTGTAAACACTGCGTATAAAACTGAAGCAAATGCGGATAACGGTAACTCTAGAGTCATATaagccaagaaaaaaggtgCTATTCCGTAAACATTGTCATTGTATTCTTCGTAAAAGTAATCTCTTTCAGTTGGATAGCATGCCAAGTTTCCTAACATACCCACAAAATACAACGCTGTAGATTCCTGTGCCAGCCCTAAACGATTGCTGATACTAGTATAATTATGCTTGACCGGAGCAAAAAATAAGGCGAAGATAACACCTAGACCAGGAATTTGTGCAATACGTGCCATTAAGGAGTCGAAGCTTCTTCTTGTCGTAGTAAATTGCCTCTTAACGTTGACTATGTATGCCAAAACCAAGTTAGCTGGTTTTCTTACGAAATCGCTGTATTCTGTTAAAAATGACTCTTGAGAgtattgttgtttttcAGAAAGTGAAGTGGATAAAATACTTTCAGtttctatattttctttccatgCGGTAAGTAGCTTTTCAACTCTTGCTCTTGAAGTTTGTTCATTCTGTTCGTTTTGCGTATTGACTGAGATTAAATCGAGAAAAAAGTCTGCCACGTTCGTAAACGAAGGACAATTAAATCCCATTTTAGCAAAATAAGCAATCATTTCATCAGGTGATCCATTGAAAGCGGTTCTACCCGATTTAGCTAATAGCAAAACATTACCAAATCGTTTGAATAATTCTGACCTTGGTTGATGAATGGTAATAATGACTGTCTTCCCTTGTTCTGTACAAAGCTTCTCCAATATTTCTAATATAGTAGCAGATGTGAAGCTATCTAGTCCAGAAGTTGGTTCATCTAGTAATAAGATTGGAGGATCATTCAATAATTGCACCCCCATCGTTACTCTTCTCTTTTCGCCACCACTAATGCCTTTAACAAATTCATTACCAATAATATTGTTCTCACAGTGCTTTAAACCCAGAGATCTTATCAAGTTATCAGTTCTTTCCATTCTTTCTGCCTCAGTTAAATGATGCAACCTTAACGCAGATGCATATTTAAGGGTTTCTTTTACAGTTAAGGTGGCCAAAAGATGGTCATCATCCTGCGAAACATACGAGCATACATTTTTGAACATAAACTCTGAGACCTGAATGTCATTGAGCATAATCGATCCTGCAGTGTTAAACTTCGCAAAAAATGAGGATTTTAGTCTGCCAGAAATTAAATTCAACAGTGAGGACTTACCTGACCCTGATGGTCCCATAATAGCATTAATCATTCCAGGCTTGAAAATGGCATTCACCGATTGTAAAATTTGTTTAGTTTCGTGGCGATGGAAGTTAccttttttccaagttgagaaagaagttgaaaaaatgattcGTAGGTCTATGTCTTGCAATTTTATAGTGatagttgtttttttctctttttctgcCTCCAAATCCTTTTGGTGATAAACATCGTCTAGCAGCTGAATTTCCGGTTTCACTTCTGTGGGAGTTTTGCTAATGGATTTCTTTCGTTTTGATTTCACCTCATTCTGTAAAGTAATATCAATCTTGTGCAAATACAGTACAACCGCACCTACTACAAAGTATCCTATAGACCAACATAATAGGATAACAGCGGGCACGGTTATCCAGTTCTTCGGAAATCCGTAAACTTCTAGAATCTGGTTACCTAAGCATTCCTCGAGATTGCCAGAGGTACAATAAGAATCCGTAAAAGTACTAGACATCAGAGTACCAAATGAATACCATGTAAAGGCAATATATTTAACCCAACGAACATACACTGGCATAACTTTAGCATTCACAAAAAAACCGCACCCCATTGATAATACTGTGAATGTCATATTCCCCACTAAAGAGGCCTTAGAAAAATCCCTCGATACAGCAACTGATAACATGGACAAACTGGAACATGATAATTGACATAAAAATACGATagaaaattgataaaagaattttctAGCATTTGCTTCGAGTCCAAACATGAAATACGTTATACTGACAAAAATCATGGTCATGGCGAAATCGTCAGAAAGGAAGAGAGATAATTTTCTGGCGACAATAAATGCCAACGGTGTCACCGAACCTTCCGCCCTCTCTCTGTCATATAACGCAATGTCCTGTTCACAAAGTCGATACGTATCAAATAACAAATATAAGTAACATTGTAAAATAGTAGATGCATACAGACACGCGGTCGTTGTCCTTAAACCACCGATACTAGTTTTATCAGGTTTATAGTATATCCAACCGCAAACAGTACCAATGATCAGCGGTTCTGCGAAAGTCGATATTAGAGTAACATAATCTGAAAGATTAAGTTTAAAATTCCGTCTCGTCAAGACTGCAACTTGTTTCCAAAATGGTAGTCTGGTAGTCATATTTTGAATATGAATTTCCGTAGCGTTGCCTATACAAGATTCCGCCCGTAGTTTCAAATGAGTCCTTTCATAATCATGCCAATGACCAATCAATGAATTTAACCTGTTTTGCGTAGTAACCTCTTCCTTATCTGATCTAGAATCTACACTTGACAAATCGATGAAATAATCGGCTGGATTCACGAGCTGAGGAATACGATAACCAATAGATTCAAAATAAGGGATGATATTATTCATTTTGTCACAGTATACTACATTACCCTTTGACAAAATACAAACCTGGTCTAATaagaataatatatctGATCTCGGCTGGTGAATTGACATGATAAAAGTTCTACCATCCTCTTTTgctagttttttcaaagttttaATAACCAAGTAGGCAGAATAAGCATCCAAACCAGTAGTAGGCTCATCCAAAAACATGACAGAAGGGTTTGAAATCATTTGAGTACCAATACTTAGTCTTCTCTTTTCGCCACCAGAAAGGCCTCTATGTGAGTTATCACCCACTAAAGTGTCGGCACAATCTTTGAGCCCTAATTCTTCTATTAACTGCTCAACCATTATTCTCTTAGTCCGTTCGGATGAATTAAGTTTCAAGTCTGCTGCAAATTTAAGAGTTTCTCTGCAGGTCAACCTGGGGGAAAGCACATCTTGTTGCGGTAGGTAAGCCATTATCACATGCTTATGAGTAGGGTGGTCTTGGTCATCCAAGTGACCCACCTTTAGCCTTGCCTCCCCAGATTCAGAACCCATGTCTTCCAAGACATACCGTATAGAACCGTTATGAGTTAATCCACCACTTATCTTGGATGCTAGAACATTCAACAACGTAGTCTTCCCGGACCCTGACCCACCCATAACTGCCATGACCGACCCACTGGGCAAGTCCATGGAAAATGCATTAACCAGCGTTGTGTTGGTCTTGGAGGCAACAATTGACAAATCCCTTACATGGAGACTTATCCTAGGGATTCTTGAGAAAGaaagtttattttctatCAAATCAGTGGCTACATCGCCGTTCTTCCGCTGTGACATAGTACCTGCAGTTCGATATTTGGCGTTTCAGCTTGTAATTTGAAATACGATGATCGTTTGAAAGATAGCAAGTTCTTGTGCCTACTTCTGCATTTTCACTACGAAGTCGTTTATCTCATCACtaagttctttttttccaccTTTCGATATTCGTATAAGTGTCAAACCAACAACACCAAAGCCAGACATAAAGCAGAATCAACAGCCAGGCATGGAATTGTAAACGATGCTCATAAAACGTTGTTATGTTTACATGTTTATACAAGTATATACTGATATAAGTCATCTTCGAAAGATATCCAAAAACTGGACTCCCAGGGGCCTTGCAGGCTCATCGGCACCAGGTTCGTCGTCGCCAGCAGTAGACGAATCTGTGGGTGTGGTACTTGAACCACGAAGTGGAATGCTTGCAGGTCCAGAGTTTCCCGCATTTGAACTTCCTGCGACAGCAGTGGCTGCCTGCGCTGTTGCCCTTGCTGCTGCCGTATTTGTAGCTGCATTAGCAGCCATAGCAACATCAGCCCTGGTAGGTGGGCCTCGGGAGATGTAATGTGATACAAATGGTATTCGCCAATGGTCTAGTCCCGGTAGCAGGCCCTTGTCGATGAAAATACCACACATCCAGCTAATGAATCCGCATATTATTCCTGCAAATCCTTGGTTTAGTATAAGCAATAGTATTAACCCGTTTAGAAGGAACTGATCGTTGATACTCCAATCTACAGCGCTCTTGTCCTCTTGCTTATTATAATTTTGACTTGCCACTCCTCCTCGAGGTCCCAGTAATCTTATACTCCATTCATAAATTTGAGGGGTGTATTCTTTGTAAAAGTGCATCAAGCTTAAAACGATGGGCAATGAACCTGTGCTAAAGTTGTTCCATTGAAGCCACGTAAACTGCCCAATAAAAGCGTTCCAAATGAGATTCAATCCCCAGATTGCTAATGTGGTGTACATCCATGATAGAGCAATCAATGTCAAATACTTGTGGGAACCTAGCAGTCGTTCCAAATGTCTAAACAGATACCATAATAGCGCCAGTATTACCGTGTCAGATTCGTTGATGGCACAGAACTGGAATATAAACAGGCGGAAGTACTGATGGTACGTCTGTAGGAAAGGATCATATTGTAGCAGGAATAGGTGCTTGTAACTTGCAATCGAAGCCACTAAGGGCACCACAAGGGTCATAACCATGGACAGTTTGGTGACAGGCATGGAAGCCAGCCCTACTGGAGGTTCCATAGACATTATATATAAGCGTTTGTGTTTCTTCTGTTCTTAGTCTTTTCCTCCCTTTGAAAGTTGAGTTCATCCATCAATTttatctttcatttttagagaaaaagaacctCTTATACAATAACAtcgaaaagagaaaaccGAACAGGGATAAAGAGGCACCTAGCAATGGATGTGGCCAATCAACTGCTTGATCAATTAGGTCACGGGAATTTTGTGCAATTGACATTGAACCTGTCCCAAAATGGTCACGAAGTTGCTCTCTTGCAGCAACAATTGACCGGATCTGATGACAAACGCTTGGAAACGCTGGTAGAGCAACACCCGGCTATGCCTAATGATACGAGATTTAATATGATGTGTGTATCGTATCTAAAATATGCCAGAGATGTTGACCCATGGTCAGTCTGGTCCAGTTCGGATCTAATATTTGAGTTCTATCAATGCTTGATCAATTGCCTCGTCAATGACAATGCTCCTCATATCGAAAAACTCATAACAGTATCAACCAGAGAGACGGAGCTTGTCATCGGCATAGCTGATAGGCTTGACTCGTTTCACCTACAGTTGCATACGAGCGGTCATCAATTTTTATCGCATATATCGTCCATCCTATCAAGATTATTTAACAGTATCAAGCCTCCACGAAGTAATGCATCATCTAAAAATATTCCAGGAAAACAGCGAATACTGCTGTACCTAGTCAATAAACTGAATAACATTTATTTCAGAATCGAGTCACCGCAACTGTGTTCCAacatcttcaaaaactttcaaCCAAAAAGCATGCTTACACATTTCAATGAGTACCAAATCGACCAGCAGATAGAATATAGATACCTCTTAGGAAGATACTACCTCTTGAACTCTCAAGTACACAACGCTTTTGTTCAATTCAACGAGGCTTTTCAATCGCTCCTGAGTCTGCCTCTAACAAATCAAGCGATCATTAGAAATGGTTCGAGAATACTCAACTACATGATCCCCACGGGATTGATATTGGGCAAAATGGTCAAATGGGAACCGTTACGACCGTTCCTTACTCAGGAAATAATTGATAATTGGAGCGCTCTGTACAATTATGTACGTTCTGGGAACATCCAAGGCGTGAGCCTCTGGCTGAGACAAAACGAACGTCATTTGTGTGCAAGACAGTTGCTAATTATACTACTAGAGAAATTGCCCATGGTCACATACAGAAATCTGCTCAAAACGGTAATTAAGATCTGGACTACCGAATGGGGCCAGAACAAACTACCATACTCGTTAATAGAACGGGCATTGCAGCTATCCATTGCTCAGACATTTGGAGATCCCAATGTCCAGGAAATTACTATTTATAACGGCATCCATTCCCCCAAGAACGTGGAAAACGTGCTCGTGACATTGATCAACTTGGGATTTTTACGTGCGAACTGTTTCCCACAATTGCAACTCTGTGTAGTAAAAAAGACCACCttgattcaagaaattgttCCGCCAGTTAATGAACGGATCACCAAGATGTTTCCTGCACAGTCACGAATTCTTTGGTGATACATATAGAGAACAAGGAAGAAAGGAAGAGAGTGTATGTATATGTGTATATGTTTATACGAGTGTGAAAAAGCATATTTTACTTATGAGTTTTATTTTAGAATTATAAGAGCGGAATTTGtgaaaacgaaaacaaGAGAAGTGATTTTTAAAGGGAGCACACTTTAAAGAGACGTACCTAGAAACACAAGATGTTTTCACCACTCACGAAGGCACTATCGCTGCAAAGTTACAGAACTATCAACCTTCAGACAAGGACCGATGCATGGTTGCGGTGCCGCAGGTGGTATTGTAGTGACAAAGATGACGTCGACGATGTAGTAACAAGAATCAAAATTTCCCCTATAAAGAGAACCAACGAGTCCatagagaagaaaagagcaCGGTTGATATATCAATCACGGAAAAGAGGGATCCTGGAGACAGACTTGCTTTTGTCGGGGTTCGCTGCCAAATatctgaagaagatgaacGAAGAGGAACTGGAAGAGTATGATTCTCTATTGAATGAGTTGGACTGGGATATCTATTATTGGGCTAcaaagaatttcaaaactAGTCCTTTGCCTAAAAAATGGTCTAACTCTAAGTTGTTGAAGCAACTACAAGAGTTCAGCGAGAATAAAGAGAAGGAAATCTTAAGCATGCCTGATTTGTCTAAGTATTAGTAAATACAAGCGATTGAGTTACTGTcgctttctcttttcccTTTATATATACTTCATTGCTTGTAAATAAGTCTCataggaaaaaaaacataaacaTTATCACTAGACTATACttattactattactattactattactattattattattattactattactattataaCTGTTcctatcactatcatcaGAATCCCTCAAGGGCCTTTGTAGCTTTGTCCAATCTTTTCAACCCCTCTTCATAACGATCGGGATCGAGAACCATATCTGCGGTTAATCTTGACAATGAGTCCACTAATCTTTCCAGGGCACGTTTCTCCTCTATTTGCATCCCCAGCTGCGCAAATTCAGATCCAATTAAGGTTCCCTTTGTCACACTCAATAACTGGTTTAAAGTATCGATGTCAAATGACCGCAATTCCTTaacagatttttttttgttctgcttttttttagcaTCCTTCTTGATATTAGTTTTCTTGGGTGTCTCCTCAATAATATCCTCGTATTTATCATCGTCTTGTTCGTCTGCAGTAGttgatattttatttgcTTTAGTATGTGCAGCCTTTAACGTGTCGTCACgtttcaaatttgatgCATCCCTGCAATCCTCATTGGGCGTACTGGGCAATGGTCTCGTCAAGTAAGCCTCTTCTTCTGGAGGCATACTGGTCGCTGCGGAGTAGTATGATTCGGACTTTTGTTCGCTAACGGTAGAAATCTGTGATAGATTCTTATAATGGCCAGCGGTTTGGATCGGTGTCAGTAATACCTCTGCATCTAAAAAGTCGTCTTGGACATCACCTTCTTGGATAAACAACCTTGACCTAGGACGATCTTTACTTCTGGGGGGAATGGTCGGATTGTAGTCATTGGTTTCAGAACGTATTGGCTTCATTTCTTTGGGAACATCATTTGTCTTAGTTGACAAGTCTGGTATCACACTAGAAACAATCGAAAGCTTATCACTGCCATTGgcctcttcttcttcctctaaCTGCTCCTGGATAGACTGGTGAAATTTGGTGTTATAAGTGGAGGATCCGCTCTCACTAGCTAAATTACCTGAACCAATGGAAGAACGCAAACCCTTTTCCTGACGTCGAGGACTTGATAGTAACTTTAGTGACCCGCGATTCTCTGCTTTCTTAGAGGTGCTAGAATTAAACCTCCCCACTGGTTTGGCATTGGTAACTGGTCTAATGATAATTTCGTctccttcattttttgattttttgcTTTGACCATCATTCAGTTGTTTGGTCAACGTCACCTCTGAGGGCAACATAGGCAACGCTGGTAGATCTTCTTTACTTACGGACTGTTTCAAAGGACTCAAACTACTGGAACCGTTGCTGGCATGCTCTTCTTGGTTTTGTTGCCTGACAATATATGAAACTTCAACGCCTTCTTGAATGACTCCGGAATAGTTAGAAATCATGCTTGATCTGTTGTCACCAGGTGGTGGTAGCGAGACGTCACCAGCAGGTGATCTTAATAGTCTCGATGGGGGTTTAAATACATTACTTTCGTCCACCTTTTCGCCTGGGATCACTGTTTTAATAGTTGTAGGAGATTGAAAGagtttttcatctttttcattgttcaGTGAATCAATCATCGCTGAAAGTCGCTGGGTATTTAGTGTGGCTCTAGATGGCCcgttttcttctctctCTTCTGACATAGTTACACACCTGTTTGGCCTCGATAATGGTCCTGTTGTTAGTTAAGTGTACAACTGCTCTTTATCTTCTTGATGATGCCAGCCATTTGGCCAAGAGATCGATTTTCCGAATCGGGTCATACGacaaacaataacaataataataaacatCATCATAAAAAATACATGCAAAAGGCAGGTACTAAGTTAAAAGTTCGAACAACGTTGAACTAATATGAGCAGGAATCAAGATGTATTTCCAGTATTAGACCTACAGGAACTGGTAATATGTTTACAGAGCTGCGATTTTGCCTTAGCTACACAGGAGAATATCTCTAGGCCCACTTCAGATTATATGGTGACCCTTTACAAGCAAATCATAGAAAACTTCATGGGTATTTCAGTAGAGTCGTTGCTGAATAGTAGCAGTCGGGATGTGGGTGAAGGTCACTTACAGGATGAGAACGAAAACATTTATTCTGATACCTTGAATGTTTTGGtattgaacaaaatttGCTTCAAGTTCTTTGAGAACATAGGCGTTCAAGATTTCAACATGACAGATTTATACAAGCCTGAGGCCCAAAGGACACAGCGCTTGTTGAGTGCTGTGGTGAATTATGCTCGTTTTAGGGAAGAACGGATGTTTGATTGCAATTCGTTTATCCTTCAAATGGAGTCCTTGTTAGGGCAACTTCGATCTAAATTCGATGATTATAACCTGATTCAGCAACAGTTAAAGCAGTACGAGGACACAGATGGGGAAAATATTCCCGATGAGCAGGAGCTCCAAAAACTGGAAGAGCAGAATAAAGAGCTGGAAATTCagctaaaaaaattaactAAGATTCAAGAAACTTTATCAATAGATTATAATGATTACAAGATTTCAAAACAGTCAATTTTTAAAGATTTAGAGGCTTTAAGTTTTCAAATAGTAGAATTGGAGTCTAATCGAGATAAGCTAATAAAAATCTCCAATACAGACATCAGAGAGTTATCTGAAGGGATCAAAGAGTTGAACAATCTTTTGAcggaaaggaaaaagacTTTGCACGATTTAAGTACACAGCAGAAGAACCTGCAAGCGACAGTGACAACTTTTGAAACCATAATTAGCGAGCTTTATGATGTTTTAAGAATAATTTCAGGCGAGGTACAAGAGTCTAATCGAACCGAAACGGAATTGACAGGATTGAAGCAAAATTTAATCAACAACAAGTCGAAACTGTCGAATGTATTGGAAACGGGTATTTTATACAAATTAGAAATCTTACAAGAACAGTTAGATTTACAACTaaataatttggaaaagcTATCACAAGATACTGAAGAAGAGTCTCGGTTGAATAATTCTAAATTGTCGGAACTACAGGTTAAATATGAAAACGAAATTAAACCTAAGATTGACAAGACAgacatttttattcaagatGAACTGATCAATGGTAAAATCAATAAAttagatgatgaaattaaacaatTACAAAAAGATTTCGAAGTTGAagttaaagaaattgaaattgaatattctttattatcTGGTCATATTAATAAATACATGGATGAAATGCTCGAATATACGCAATAGTGGTggtatttttgtttttatttcctttgttcttttttctttttggttACTGTTGTTTTTTCCGTGGCTGTTTCTTAATTTTATATGTACCTTTATCTATTTCCGTACAGTTGTAATcgattttctttaaatctTGCCATTTTTTATGTGGTATATCCCAATGACACTTCTTAGCTACAAGACTGGCCACGTCGTCACAAAATCCTAACAGGTTTAAATCAAACTCCGCGTGTGTGACCATATCCCTAttaattagaatttgcgGTACATGTGAAGGTACCATGTTGACAATTTCAGATACGGGAGCTACTTTTAAACTGGTACCTATACAAATCAGCAGGTCGCATTCTAGTATATCCTTGCGGATGGTCTTATGGAATCGCGATGGTAAGGCCTCACCGAAAAATGTCATATCTGGTTTCAAAACACCGTAAGATTTTAAAATTGGTGAATTGAAATTCGTGCTTGGTTGTGCCGTATTATTTGCATTACTCATAGGAAAATactgctttcttttttggtaaCAGTAGGGACATAATGGCAATTCGAGATTTCTTATATTGTCGAATATTTTCTCACCAGGAATTTGCCAGTGGCAAGTCACGCAAGACGCTGTGGCAAATGAACCGTGGCATTGCACCAACTTATCAGGATCTATCCCTGCATATGACTCCAAGTTATCTATATTCTGTGTGTAATTTCTTAGTAATTTGCCCTTGTCTTGCAGcattttgataaaactGTG harbors:
- the SDH5 gene encoding succinate dehydrogenase assembly factor SDH5 (similar to Saccharomyces cerevisiae EMI5 (YOL071W); ancestral locus Anc_3.144), whose amino-acid sequence is MFSPLTKALSLQSYRTINLQTRTDAWLRCRRWYCSDKDDVDDVVTRIKISPIKRTNESIEKKRARLIYQSRKRGILETDLLLSGFAAKYLKKMNEEELEEYDSLLNELDWDIYYWATKNFKTSPLPKKWSNSKLLKQLQEFSENKEKEILSMPDLSKY
- the NUF2 gene encoding kinetochore-associated Ndc80 complex subunit NUF2 (similar to Saccharomyces cerevisiae NUF2 (YOL069W); ancestral locus Anc_3.149), which gives rise to MSRNQDVFPVLDLQELVICLQSCDFALATQENISRPTSDYMVTLYKQIIENFMGISVESLLNSSSRDVGEGHLQDENENIYSDTLNVLVLNKICFKFFENIGVQDFNMTDLYKPEAQRTQRLLSAVVNYARFREERMFDCNSFILQMESLLGQLRSKFDDYNLIQQQLKQYEDTDGENIPDEQELQKLEEQNKELEIQLKKLTKIQETLSIDYNDYKISKQSIFKDLEALSFQIVELESNRDKLIKISNTDIRELSEGIKELNNLLTERKKTLHDLSTQQKNLQATVTTFETIISELYDVLRIISGEVQESNRTETELTGLKQNLINNKSKLSNVLETGILYKLEILQEQLDLQLNNLEKLSQDTEEESRLNNSKLSELQVKYENEIKPKIDKTDIFIQDELINGKINKLDDEIKQLQKDFEVEVKEIEIEYSLLSGHINKYMDEMLEYTQ
- the THP1 gene encoding Thp1p (similar to Saccharomyces cerevisiae THP1 (YOL072W); ancestral locus Anc_3.141), which gives rise to MDVANQLLDQLGHGNFVQLTLNLSQNGHEVALLQQQLTGSDDKRLETLVEQHPAMPNDTRFNMMCVSYLKYARDVDPWSVWSSSDLIFEFYQCLINCLVNDNAPHIEKLITVSTRETELVIGIADRLDSFHLQLHTSGHQFLSHISSILSRLFNSIKPPRSNASSKNIPGKQRILLYLVNKLNNIYFRIESPQLCSNIFKNFQPKSMLTHFNEYQIDQQIEYRYLLGRYYLLNSQVHNAFVQFNEAFQSLLSLPLTNQAIIRNGSRILNYMIPTGLILGKMVKWEPLRPFLTQEIIDNWSALYNYVRSGNIQGVSLWLRQNERHLCARQLLIILLEKLPMVTYRNLLKTVIKIWTTEWGQNKLPYSLIERALQLSIAQTFGDPNVQEITIYNGIHSPKNVENVLVTLINLGFLRANCFPQLQLCVVKKTTLIQEIVPPVNERITKMFPAQSRILW
- the NBA1 gene encoding Nba1p (similar to Saccharomyces cerevisiae NBA1 (YOL070C); ancestral locus Anc_3.148), which gives rise to MSEEREENGPSRATLNTQRLSAMIDSLNNEKDEKLFQSPTTIKTVIPGEKVDESNVFKPPSRLLRSPAGDVSLPPPGDNRSSMISNYSGVIQEGVEVSYIVRQQNQEEHASNGSSSLSPLKQSVSKEDLPALPMLPSEVTLTKQLNDGQSKKSKNEGDEIIIRPVTNAKPVGRFNSSTSKKAENRGSLKLLSSPRRQEKGLRSSIGSGNLASESGSSTYNTKFHQSIQEQLEEEEEANGSDKLSIVSSVIPDLSTKTNDVPKEMKPIRSETNDYNPTIPPRSKDRPRSRLFIQEGDVQDDFLDAEVLLTPIQTAGHYKNLSQISTVSEQKSESYYSAATSMPPEEEAYLTRPLPSTPNEDCRDASNLKRDDTLKAAHTKANKISTTADEQDDDKYEDIIEETPKKTNIKKDAKKKQNKKKSVKELRSFDIDTLNQLLSVTKGTLIGSEFAQLGMQIEEKRALERLVDSLSRLTADMVLDPDRYEEGLKRLDKATKALEGF